The DNA region CTGTGACTATAACCTGCTCAGCTTCCACTCCCTGTCCACACCTCCCTCCTAAACTCACCTGGAATCTACAAGCAGAGCCTGACAACCACAGAGAGGGAAACAGAGATGGAACCTTCACTACTAAGATCCAGAAGACCATCACTCTGTCAGACAAATATGATGAACTCACCATCAACTGTTCTGCCTCATATCCTGTGACTGGAGACATCAAGACAGCACAGACTCAGCAGACTCTCAATGTTTCATGTAAGTCAACCACAGCTTGTTACTGGATCCTGTGGCCACATGAAGCTGATGTGAATTAACAGTCAAGGTGCCATTTTCCTCAGATGCCCCCAAGGacacctcagcctccatcagtccatcagctGTGGTGTCAGCAGGTAGCTGGGTGAacctgagctgctccagcagagccaggcctcctgtcagcagcttcacctggttccagatcagcagtgatggagccAAGGCCAACGTATCTAAAGGAGCCTTCTACACATTTAATGCCACAGGTGGAGGAGTTTACCAATGTGTGGCCTCCAATGGCCTGGGTGCCCAGCCATCACAACAGATTCATCTGACTGTTGGAGGTAAACACTGACCTGGAAGgacatttttttacattcaaCCTATTTTACAGCAAAGCAATATAAAAATTCCTTGTTATTGTTTTAGCCTCTGGTGGAACAGGGTCGTTCTCATGGGAAGCTGTTGCTGGGGGAACAGCTGCAGCTATTTGTATCATCTGTGTGATTGTTGCCTTCTGGTAAGTAACATTCTCTAGCTTCACTCAACAACAACCTGTGTTTATTGTTCAGCATTCCTTCTGTTTCATAGGATCTGGTAATCAGAACTTAAATAATTGAACTGAGCCTTGATCTTAGCTGCTCTCATGGGCCGTGTGCATGTGATAAACCATTGTCCTGTGATAGGACCAGTACACTAACTGACTCTCCCGTCTTTCAGGTGGATGAAGTCCAAACATCCATCTCCACAGACGCAGGTAGAAAAAGTACACAAATAACTGTTTTACATAAAGTTCCTTATTACTGTAGCAAGTTGATAAACAAAATTTACCTACCAGTTAATGTTGGGAAACATAACTTCCAACCATTTGTTCACATTAAAGCTAAGTAAGTCAAATATGTTTATACTTTACTTAAACCACAGGGAAAACCTTCAGCCTACATCATGTTTGGTTTTCTGTCAAACTGATCTTCAGTTCAACAACTGAGTCCAAATTCATTTCTACACATTGTCCTCTCTCCTGCTAACTGTAAGTCATAGAGGACTAAGTACTCCATCTTGTGGTGTGTTAGACATTCACCACTTGTGGCCTTCCCATTAACAAACATATTATATATCATAGTTTGAGTTGATCTGTGCAGGGGAAGCAGGATTTTATTTCTCTACAGTTCCAGATTAGATAGAcaaatactttattgatcctctTTGGGGGAgtgtgttctctgcatttgacccatcccccatGTCTTgctcaaaaacacattaaacagaCTTTCCACGAACTGAACTACAGTCAAGCTCTTTTCCTCACAGTTTCCTCAGAGTCCAACAGGTGAGAATCCAAGTCCTCCACAAGCAGCCAGAGGAGAAGAACTCATCCATTATGGTGAGATCAGCTTCTCCAGGACGAGTGGCGACCCTTCGTCTCGCCCAGTGGACGGCGCTGGACAGCAGCAAGACACGGTTTACGCACAGGTCAACCCGTCCCAGAAAGAAAAAGCACCAGAGGTTTTGTACggtcaagtgaagaagaaatGAGTCCACAGAGGCCTTAAACCATGGAAATGCTTTCTGTTGTTGCAGCTTTGATGGTCAGCTCATTAATTAATACAGATGTGCATGTTTGATGATGCCTTGTATCGTACAGAACTTTGTGCTGTTGGGTTTCCGACAGTTTGTCAGTCAGTGTGAATAAAGTCCACTGAGCAGAGTGATGGTTGGACAGATGTGAGACTTCTGCAGGTCCACAGCAGAGACCCTCAGTGACCCGGGTATGATGTACAGTACTATAGGTTCTACTTCACAACGGCAATAAATTAAATTTGGTTGATGAAGAAGAAGTCCACCAAAGCCCAGCAAACGTTATAGGGACAATATTCTCAACAAGACCTCAGGAATGAGTTTCTCCACCACTGCAGGTTGACTTCatcatcctcgtcctccttaGAACTGCACTGACTCAAGAACCAATGTGTCTGAACACTGAGGAGTTCCTTCAGGCATCACCAGGCTGAGTGGAGCATTGAGCTGGAGTCTGCAGAGCTGAACAaaaatcattgttttgtttttacggCCATGTTCTGTAGCTTTGATACATGATtcagaaaaatgtgtttgtcCTGCAGTGAAACACATGTCCTACTGTTAAAGCAGGGTGTTCATGACAGCATTCATGCTTTAATGAGCAGCCAGCTCTGATTAGGGTTGTGCTTCCACACTGCTTGTTGTGCTTTCACACTGTTAATCCTAAAATGGGAAAAACTTATTAGTGTTAAGATGATCCAGCGGTGAACCATGGACCATGTTTCTAGTTTACCAGGATGACAGCTGAGCAGAGAGCTGTTCCTTTGAGCTGAAACCACTCAATTTCATTATCGTACGCACCAAGATcttgtttctgcttttctgctgaGTGTTTTATGCTTAAACAAAATGCTGTGCATACAAGCAAAGCATCGTTCTGCAGCTGTTGGAGAGACCATCACTGGTCCTCAACCCACTGCAGGAAATTATTTTCTCATTGCTATATTCAAACCAATAAATGAACTTAATGTGACCTGTAAGAATGAAGACAGTGTCCATTGCATAAATTAAGACATCATCATAAACTTAAAAGTTCACTGTGGTAACTTCCTGGTCTGAATCTAAAACAGGAAGGTTTCTCTGAAAGTCAGGCAGTCGCATGTTTGTAACCCTTCTAAGAACGATATGATCACAACAAATTATTTCAGTGTATAAAGGAAACAAACGTGTGAACATGGAGACGGTCATTGTGTTACTGAgtgtctgctttgtttcaggTGACATGTTGGTTCCTTTTTTTGTATAATAGTTGAATAATGGAATGCGTGAACTTCATGGAATCTggttttataatgtttttttaattgttatggAACAGGATTTAGGAGCTTTGGCTCGGTGTCTCAGGGATCCACCTCTCTTCATCACTGCACCAAAGGCGATGGAACCACTGACTGGATCCTGTCTGATgatccatgtaactttacaacTAAACCAGAATCTGTGAAGCAGGGTTTGTCGTTGTTGTAGCTCCCTGGTGCGTGATcgcagaagttgatgtaggacgtcacagtgtctgtgtgctcATTCAGCTGTTGGTGGGGGACCACCATGCATCCTGTGGTGGGACAGACCCAGTGCAGCGCGGGGGACGGCACGATAAGCACCGCTGATGgtggtgtagcagtggtccagtaCCTTTTCCTCTCTGGTCGGACATTTGATAAACTTTTTGTATTTGGGAAGTTCAGATGAGAGGTTAGCTTAATAATAATCTCACATTATCATGAACCTCATCACTATGAGGACTGTCTTTCAGTGGTTAGACCTTCTTCCTTAATAACCAAACACATTCATCTGaccttttttattaataaacttctgtttctctctcagcTGGTTTAGATGCAGGTCCTCCAATAAACCAAAGGTAACTGACTAGAGTCATTATCTCCAGGTTTCAGGACTGAAGTGAGCTACAACAGGAATATTACAGATGAAAATACAACGAAGCTGAGAGTGAATCTCTCTGAGCTGCAGATCACTGACACCAGTCTGTTGGTTCCACAGGACACGACAGCAGGCGGCATCAACACTGTGACCAAGCAGTCTGCATGAGAACAGGAAGCCTCCTGTTCACCAGTGTTTATTCTGGTTTTATTATTACTCATTGTTTCCATGTTGTTCATTCGGGACCATATGTCAAACCTTCTGACTCAGTCGGGTGAAGACGCTGTGTGTGTTCTTGACATTGTTCATTAAGACGTGTGCTCTGGTGTGTGTGGATCAGATTCATGAAGACATCTCGGGAGAATTCTTACATGAAATATTTGAGTCCTGCTGAGATTAAACTAAAACACACCAACaactgtgtgttgctgtgaaacCAATTCAACTCGAATCAACCGAATGTTAAACATTCTTTTATTGTACATTCAACGTCACAGGATTTAGGAGTTTGTGACAGAGTTTTAACCTGTCCAACATACTTGTCCTGCTGCACTTCCTCTCCCACACCAGAGATGACGTGTCCCAGTTTAAACGGCTTTATTTAACAGAACGGGTCTGATGGTGGCTAAGGCAGCTTTTACACTGGACCAGAACTCTAAGCAGATGGTTATGGGCCAATGCGTGGAACACTGAAGGAAAGACAGTGAACGAgctaaaaacaggaagcagggacAAATATGTAATGAAAGTTGCCATGACATCAAACTTCCTCATTCACTGGACATGAACTCAAGAGTTCAGTCAATCTGTAACATGGTGCCCCCGAGTTCTGTTTAAATCATCATTATCAAAAAAAGAAAGTTCAGTTCGGTGCTGGTAAGGAAAATTATTGTACTTTTTAACCTTTAGGTTAGTCACAAACTACTCATCTGATTAACATCTGATCGCTTTTTGTTCAAGACAAGTGTGAATTGAAAATAGGGAAGTTACAATTCAAGTAAAACCAGAGAAAAGAAACATTTCATAATTTCCCCATTAACTTGTGAACATGGAGATGGTCAGCGTGTTACTGAGTGtcctctgtgtttcaggtgagAAGTTGGCTCATTTAAAACATAACACTGATGTTTGTCTTCTAGCTAAATGAAAATGTTCACGatcttgttttacagcagctttgGCTCAGTGCCCCAACAAGGATCCAGATCTCTTCATCACCGCACCAAAAACAATGGAAGCACTGACTGGATCCTGTCTCATGATCCCATGTAGCTTTAGAACTAAATCAGAAGATCAAACCATCAGCGGCGGAACCATCTACGGAGTGTGGATTAAAAATGATCCAAAATTTGGTCTAAACCCAAACAATGTGATCTACAACAGCAGTAAGACAGTTAACAGttatccagtgactatcactgGAAACCTGAGGCAGAGAAACTGCACCACTCTGTTTTCTGCTCTGAAAGCAACATACACAGACATGTACTACTTCAGAATAGAGAACGGAGCACTAAAAGCAACAGCTCCCTGTGATCCTGTTCAAATCAATGTTACAGGTAAACATTTTATTGATATTAGTTTATAACATTGTTCTTCTAACCTTTAGTGTTCCGCCTTTTGAGGAGTGCAGgcatgttttctctctgctcccactctacttttgcgtgcagtgtccttgtcctgtctcttcTGCACCCTggtctgctattctggaataacgcTCAGCGCCGGTcaaactggctgctgatgaaatttCTTCgctgtgggattaataaaggcattctattctattctaattaACCCAGAATAAATAAAACGATTTAACTAACTGCAAACTCTAAGATTATGTTAGCTTTGGTTTAAAACGTGATGTGAACCCACAGATTCTCCTCAAAAACCCAGAATTGAAATCTCGGGTGATCTGAGGGAGGATGTGTCTGTGACTATAACCTGCTCAGCTTCCACTCCCTGTCCACACCTCCCTCCTAAACTCACCTGGAATCTACAAGCAGAGCCTGACAACcacagagaggaaaacacagatggaacCTTCACTACTAAGATCCAGGAGACCATCACTCTGTCAGACCAACATGATGGATTCACCATCAACTGTTCTGCCTCATATCCTGTGACTGAAGGCATCAAGACAGAAGAGACTCAGCAGACTCTCAATGTTTCATGTAAGTCAGTCCTGTAAAGTGATAAAGATACTGGCTATTATTTTAAAGCTTTGTGACCATGGTCTTTGTCTACTTCACGGTTCTGCAGTAGCTGAACCAAATCATTGGAGACCAATAGTTGGAGGAGTCACAGGAGTTTCTGTGTTCATCTGTGTGGTCTGTGCCATTTGGTGAGTATCATACAGTAACATTCTGGGAGTTTTACCTGCTGCCTGTTGTAAATTGTTAGTAACCTATCAAGTGTTACGGATCGGGGCAAACTAAACTCGAACTGTGCTCAGCATGAGCGGGAGTGAACAGGCTGCTAGGCCGACAAACACAAATTCACGACCCGGACAGAAACATGTAGCTAGACGTTAATTTAATATGGGACCAATGGAGAAAACAATAACAACTCAACAACTGTTGAGTAACAACTGCCTAGCAGGTATACAAACTAACATAAGGTCAATAACTGACCTGCTGTCAttcatttaaacacagacaatgtcatgtttcatttaaaagactTAAATGGCTTTTCTTCCAGGTGGTTAAAGTTCAAGCATCCATCTTCACATGAGGCACAGGTAAGAAGGCATCTAAATGTACTGtcaatgatttgttttttaaaaaaatacctgctcctaacacacacacacacacacacacacccttaaaACACACCTGGTTGTGTGAATTCCTGGAGTTTTGCATTACTCCACATAATCACATATGAGATATGGCTGAGACACAGAGTGAGGCTAGTTGTTGCAGCTTCTCAGCATTTTTTTTCACTTGGTCTAATCCTACAGACTCTAACAGGTGAAGTCCTGGCTCTTCGTAATCCAGTAAGACCTGTAGAAGAAACTATCCATTATGGAGAGCTGGACTTCTCCATGCGGAGGCCTGAACCATCCTCTGACCCGAGGCAGAATGGTGCACAGCAGAACACCGTGTACGCTCAGGTCCAAGTGtccaacaacagcaaaacacagtcaGATGACGACCAAGAGAACCTCTACACTCAAGTTAAGAATTAGTTCATGATTTTAGATAAATGAATTACCTGAATTTAAAACAGGGAAACACAATGAATGGTTTGATTCAGTTAATAAAAGGAATTCCATCTTCCACATAGTTTCATTATGTCCAACTATATCAAACATCAGAGAccaataacatttaatttaccCCAATGGATGTATATTCAAAATTTGAGATTGAAAAACTTTTATTTATCCCAAAGgggaattattttgcacactttgattgcaGTCACAGTTAGaaatacacacaagaaggtagagggattaaaaataagaataagctTCATAGACACTGTCCTACTTCAGGCAGCTGACAGTGACTTTAACACAGAGTTCTGCTTAGTGAAGGCACCTGCTGCTGAGGTAGAGGATCCCTGAACATCAGGGCTGTTAACAGGAGCCTTTGAGTTGATTAGTCCACACTGCAAAGAAAGGCAAAGCGTCCAGACAACAAACCCACCGGAGCAGTTTAATAAAGGCACTGCAGCTGGACCCAAACAGGAGCAACAAtgtggaggaaatgaaaaacaagctATTAAATAAGGTTCGGTTCAACTAATGGTTTTACTCTTGTGAGTAAAGTCAACATGGACATGTACTGATGACACTGATGGTCTTGATGGCAGCGTAGGTCATATCTAGGAGCACAGGCTCAGTGCTGCACCCTGCTGGGCAATGAATACATATTGATTATaactacatttatattttcaacACCCGCTTCAGATGTTATcacccataacgaatgggctcaTTTTCAAATGCAGTCTTGTTATCAGATCATTGTACAAATGAAGCACAAGGCTGCAGGATGATTAATGATTGCCACGTATTAAGTGATGAATGCTGCTATGGACACATGAGGAGTGACAGTCATAAAAAGCTTTAGAAATATAATAGCTCATTACACAGCCCTGCTTCCATTCCTGCAGCATCTGTCATACGTTACAGCAGCTCAGTAAAAAGGTTGCACTCGTTTCCTGATTTGAGCTGAACCTCCTTAATTTCATCATCAGTTGCATCAAAAACCTGAGTCCTGCACTTTGCTGTGAGCTTCTCTGGTAAAGTATTCACTTCTTTAATGGATGTTTTAGTTTCCTATGAGCAAACAGGACTATCATTCATCTCTTTACCTGAAGGCTGAGTCGTGGCAGTGTAGTAAAGAACCCTCAGGTATAGGGACTATGCAGGGTTAGTGGTTATGTTGGGGAGGAATCATATTAGCCTAGAGCATTAAGCTAATCAGAGTAAggcaaacatttattttacttgaACTTGTACACATGTACTAACATCTCTTTAAaggtaaaatttaaatttaaaaaaattcaaaCTTTGTTATACAGATGATCAGATCAGTTCGATGCAAGATTAAGCTGCGGTCATGTCTTGAATTTTGTGTCGGGGAAACTGGTCCTTTTAAAGACATATCTGACTTCCTTAGTCGcaagataaaaatgaattatactgtatctgtgaaGTGAGCTTGTTCAGGAAGTTTACTGTGTGAATTTAAAATGGGGAAGTTACTGGTTTAGAAGACTAAAAATAAGAAAAGTGCAAATTCACTGTTATATTGCGTTACCAGGAAAAAAGGGTGAACATGGAGATGGTCAGGGTGATGCTGAGTGCCCTCTTTGTGTCTGGTGAGATATTCCTTCACTTAATTGTCATTagtatatttaaaatgtgtcaTTGGGAACAAATTAAAAACCCAAACCTTTGTTCATTTCCCATGTTTTCTTAATCATGATTAAATTACAGGAGCTTTGGCTGTTTGTACTGAAACATCACACCTCTTCATCACTGCTCCAAAGATGATGGAAGCACTGACTGGATCCTGTCTGATTATTCCATGTAACTTTAGCTTTGAACCAAAACATCTGTTCATCAGCACCGGAAACATCTACGGAGTGTGGATTAAAAATGACAAGGACATTTGGCAAAACCCAAACAATGTGATCTACAACAGCAGTGGAACAGTAACAACCTACCCAATGAATATCACTGGAAACctgacacagacaaactgcaccactctgttctctgatctaatcacaacacacacagacacgtactACTTCAGGATTGATGGGTCGCAGAAGGCAACAGCTGTTTGTGATCCTCTGCAGATCAATGTCAGAGGTGAGAGTTTTACTTAAAtttataataaatttaattaaattataaattataatattaaaCTATTCTTCAATATTACATTACTAAATATCATAATAACCACTAAATGGTGATTTATTGTTCAAGCTGtaatgttttatcttttctaTATCACGTGAACCCCCAGATGCTCCTGGAAGTCCCAGACTTACCATCTCAGGTGATCTGAGGGAGAATGTGTCTGTGACTATAACCTGCTCAGCTTCCACTCCCTGTCCACACCTCCCTCCTAAACTCACCTGGAATCTACAAGCAGCGCCTGACAACCACAGAGAGGGAAACACAGATGGAACCTTCACTACTAAGATCCAGAAGACCATCACTCTGTCAGACCAACATGATGGACTCACCATCAACTGTTCTGCCTCATATCCTGTGACTGAAGGCATCAAAACAGCACAGACTCTGGTGAATCTCAGTGTTTCATGTAAGTCAACCACAGCTTGTTACTGGATCCTGTGGCCACATGAAGCTGATGTGAATTAACAGTCAAGGTGCCATTTTCCTCAGATGCCCCCAAGGacacctcagcctccatcagtccatcagctGTGGTGTCAGCAGGTAGCTGGGTGAacctgagctgctccagcagagccaggcctcctgtcagcagcttcacctggttccagatcagcagtgatggagccAAGGCCAACGTATCTAAAGGAGCCTTCTACACATTTAATGCCACaggtagagatgtccaactcgagacctcctgctcgactcagcgtcgatcttttgaagcggaagtgtcgtcaagcagaatctcgagcgcgttccgaaccacgtgaccaatgagagcgagaggtgtcgatacgtcacgtgactgccgagcggcttaagtgcagtttgaacggacggttgtttttACATGTCAgcgctttataaacgtggcaagcggtccggagatgatctactgtataagatgatagatgatctataagatagacaggtttcacattacagacatctgtaatgtattcatgacaagttcaaaatgtaattaaagactaaactacattttgacaagtcgcaatttcaatatgatatctttattagtcagacatcagtgcattcaaacggctcttctccaaagctggagaggtggcgagaatgtgattaaagtcatgttctgtggaaaaataaaattaaataaaggtctttgattaaactaactgacaaacatgtctcctcaatgtagtaataaacagagttacAGTAgaaccaaatacagctctaataacattgaactatcaaacatatttacCACATCAAGGCTTcttatatatattctatattatattatataattatccacagagaaacacaaataaattttatttgacaataaaacatggactgtgatcctgaacaaccacgtatcagagagggtttgatggtcagtctgctctgatgcagttcttacgcacaaccagcaggtgacgttgttctgactgtgtcatgatggtgtcgagcaatgtgtcgattacagcccaactgtgtcatagttgctcagtgattcatgaggcttcgatttcgccatctctagcCACAGGTGGAGGAGTTTACTACTGCGTGGCCTCCAACGGCCTGGGTGCCCAGCCATCACCAATGCTTCATCTGACTGTTGGAGGTAAATACTGACCTGGAACCATATATGAGGTTGAATAAATGTATGTAACGTACTTAACCTTTTGGGCCCAAGTCTATTTTCCCCTAGAAAATGGCATAAGTACATTCTAATGATGGTATCGCTACAAACCCAAAGTCTATTTAAGGGCAATTATACTTAATTAAGTGGACACCTGTGAAATGTAATAGGGGGTCCATTAATGTCCATTAAAAGACATTTATATAGTGTTGTAGCCCGGaatctgctgtttaatttgatgttaggCAATAATCATTTATACTGAATAGTCTGTTCTTATTTATGGATAACCTCCCTGTCAGACTTcagcagatgtcggacccacatgcacagtacacttGAGGGTTGAGGAGTAAAACAGTGTTAATTGTAACaacgtagtcaggcagtccgggtcatacacagggtgTCTCAGCATTAGGTACAATGAGGAGCAGGCGAGATCGGGTCcaagagacaggcagaggttcggtaCACGGATAGGCTCGGCAATGGTACAGACaggggctaggcaaaactcactggtcagacggtcagacaaATACCACAATCCAGGGCGAAGGTACagaggagggtcaggcaggaatcggcggtcaatAACAGGCAAGATCAGCAAGACGAGATAACAGCACAAGCACGCTGGCTAGTGGTGctaggactcaacaatctggcagctagagtgtgtgagaggtggagactaaatactggtgttgatttactaattacggacaggtgtggataatgggaaccggtgatgacagaaaca from Betta splendens chromosome 4, fBetSpl5.4, whole genome shotgun sequence includes:
- the LOC114852869 gene encoding sialic acid-binding Ig-like lectin 7; protein product: METVSVLLSVLCVSGALAQCPNKVSDLFITAPKTMEALTGSCLMIPCSFKTKPENQTISGGTIYGVWIKNDPRFSLNPNNVIYNGSKTVNSYPVNITGNLRQRNCTTLFSDLKATHTDSYYFRIENGALKATAACDPVQINVTDSPQKPRIEISGDLREDVSVTITCSASTPCPHLPPKLTWNLQAEPDNHREGNRDGTFTTKIQKTITLSDKYDELTINCSASYPVTGDIKTAQTQQTLNVSYAPKDTSASISPSAVVSAGSWVNLSCSSRARPPVSSFTWFQISSDGAKANVSKGAFYTFNATGGGVYQCVASNGLGAQPSQQIHLTVGGKH
- the LOC114853966 gene encoding myeloid cell surface antigen CD33-like isoform X3, with the protein product MEMVRVMLSALFVSGALAVCTETSHLFITAPKMMEALTGSCLIIPCNFSFEPKHLFISTGNIYGVWIKNDKDIWQNPNNVIYNSSGTVTTYPMNITGNLTQTNCTTLFSDLITTHTDTYYFRIDGSQKATAVCDPLQINVRDAPGSPRLTISGDLRENVSVTITCSASTPCPHLPPKLTWNLQAAPDNHREGNTDGTFTTKIQKTITLSDQHDGLTINCSASYPVTEGIKTAQTLVNLSVSYAPKDTSASISPSAVVSAGSWVNLSCSSRARPPVSSFTWFQISSDGAKANVSKGAFYTFNATGGGVYYCVASNGLGAQPSPMLHLTVGGTEKLLSLGAVVGGITGVFVLLCMVVVTWRLKSKNQSSQTQVTTGEDSKTEDETIHYGEINFSSRRSKPSPDSHEQQQDTVYAQVSVSGRGNPLRQAAGGQDDIYAQIN
- the LOC114853966 gene encoding sialic acid-binding Ig-like lectin 7 isoform X4; protein product: MEALTGSCLMIPCSFRTKSEDQTISGGTIYGVWIKNDPKFGLNPNNVIYNSSKTVNSYPVTITGNLRQRNCTTLFSALKATYTDMYYFRIENGALKATAPCDPVQINVTDSPQKPRIEISGDLREDVSVTITCSASTPCPHLPPKLTWNLQAEPDNHREENTDGTFTTKIQETITLSDQHDGFTINCSASYPVTEGIKTEETQQTLNVSYAPKDTSASISPSAVVSAGSWVNLSCSSRARPPVSSFTWFQISSDGAKANVSKGAFYTFNATGGGVYYCVASNGLGAQPSPMLHLTVGGTEKLLSLGAVVGGITGVFVLLCMVVVTWRLKSKNQSSQTQVTTGEDSKTEDETIHYGEINFSSRRSKPSPDSHEQQQDTVYAQVSVSGRGNPLRQAAGGQDDIYAQIN
- the LOC114853966 gene encoding B-cell receptor CD22-like isoform X2, which produces MEMVSVLLSVLCVSALAQCPNKDPDLFITAPKTMEALTGSCLMIPCSFRTKSEDQTISGGTIYGVWIKNDPKFGLNPNNVIYNSSKTVNSYPVTITGNLRQRNCTTLFSALKATYTDMYYFRIENGALKATAPCDPVQINVTDSPQKPRIEISGDLREDVSVTITCSASTPCPHLPPKLTWNLQAEPDNHREENTDGTFTTKIQETITLSDQHDGFTINCSASYPVTEGIKTEETQQTLNVSYAPKDTSASISPSAVVSAGSWVNLSCSSRARPPVSSFTWFQISSDGAKANVSKGAFYTFNATGGGVYYCVASNGLGAQPSPMLHLTVGGTEKLLSLGAVVGGITGVFVLLCMVVVTWRLKSKNQSSQTQVTTGEDSKTEDETIHYGEINFSSRRSKPSPDSHEQQQDTVYAQVSVSGRGNPLRQAAGGQDDIYAQIN
- the LOC114853966 gene encoding B-cell receptor CD22-like isoform X1, which encodes MEMVSVLLSVLCVSAALAQCPNKDPDLFITAPKTMEALTGSCLMIPCSFRTKSEDQTISGGTIYGVWIKNDPKFGLNPNNVIYNSSKTVNSYPVTITGNLRQRNCTTLFSALKATYTDMYYFRIENGALKATAPCDPVQINVTDSPQKPRIEISGDLREDVSVTITCSASTPCPHLPPKLTWNLQAEPDNHREENTDGTFTTKIQETITLSDQHDGFTINCSASYPVTEGIKTEETQQTLNVSYAPKDTSASISPSAVVSAGSWVNLSCSSRARPPVSSFTWFQISSDGAKANVSKGAFYTFNATGGGVYYCVASNGLGAQPSPMLHLTVGGTEKLLSLGAVVGGITGVFVLLCMVVVTWRLKSKNQSSQTQVTTGEDSKTEDETIHYGEINFSSRRSKPSPDSHEQQQDTVYAQVSVSGRGNPLRQAAGGQDDIYAQIN
- the LOC114853966 gene encoding sialic acid-binding Ig-like lectin 7 isoform X5, with amino-acid sequence MEMVSVLLSVLCVSAALAQCPNKDPDLFITAPKTMEALTGSCLMIPCSFRTKSEDQTISGGTIYGVWIKNDPKFGLNPNNVIYNSSKTVNSYPVTITGNLRQRNCTTLFSALKATYTDMYYFRIENGALKATAPCDPVQINVTDSPQKPRIEISGDLREDVSVTITCSASTPCPHLPPKLTWNLQAEPDNHREENTDGTFTTKIQETITLSDQHDGFTINCSASYPVTEGIKTEETQQTLNVSLAEPNHWRPIVGGVTGVSVFICVVCAIWWLKFKHPSSHEAQTLTGEVLALRNPVRPVEETIHYGELDFSMRRPEPSSDPRQNGAQQNTVYAQVQVSNNSKTQSDDDQENLYTQVKN